In Sporichthya brevicatena, a single genomic region encodes these proteins:
- a CDS encoding VOC family protein, whose protein sequence is MGDQQVRMVVLSTDNLDESIAFYTETLGFALKFRDGAHFAALDGGSVTLALATAIDHPIPGQVVVGIKTDDVDAAAKAIEASGGAIVKGPYDDAHERRAVVYDNKGNGLVFYKPLQR, encoded by the coding sequence ATGGGTGACCAGCAGGTTCGGATGGTCGTGCTGTCGACCGACAATCTCGACGAGTCCATCGCGTTCTACACCGAGACTCTCGGTTTCGCCCTCAAGTTCCGCGACGGCGCGCACTTCGCGGCGCTCGACGGTGGCTCGGTGACGCTCGCGCTGGCGACCGCCATCGACCACCCGATCCCGGGCCAGGTCGTCGTCGGGATCAAGACCGACGACGTCGACGCCGCGGCCAAGGCCATCGAGGCCAGCGGCGGCGCGATCGTGAAGGGCCCCTACGACGACGCGCACGAGCGCCGTGCCGTCGTCTACGACAACAAGGGCAACGGCCTGGTCTTCTACAAGCCGCTGCAGCGCTGA
- a CDS encoding nitroreductase/quinone reductase family protein, with protein sequence MSGLNNVAASVGAWVLETGHRTLLTLTGGRFPHRIGGMETIELHTIGRKSGRRRSTLLTAPIAEPGRVVLIASKGGHDQHPDWYRNLVANPEVEITRAGRTIRMRARTASAEERPELWARAVQAYRGYAGYQKRSARQIPVVICEPVVD encoded by the coding sequence ATGTCCGGACTGAACAACGTGGCGGCGTCCGTCGGGGCGTGGGTGTTGGAGACGGGCCACCGGACTCTCCTCACGCTGACCGGCGGCCGCTTCCCCCACCGGATCGGTGGGATGGAGACGATCGAGCTGCACACGATCGGTCGGAAGTCGGGCCGGCGACGCTCGACGCTGCTGACCGCACCGATCGCCGAGCCCGGGCGCGTCGTGCTGATCGCGTCCAAGGGTGGCCACGACCAGCACCCCGACTGGTACCGGAATCTCGTGGCCAACCCGGAGGTCGAGATCACCCGAGCGGGCCGGACGATCCGCATGCGTGCCCGGACGGCCTCGGCCGAGGAACGACCCGAACTCTGGGCCCGGGCGGTGCAGGCCTACCGCGGGTACGCGGGCTACCAGAAACGCAGCGCCCGGCAGATCCCCGTCGTCATCTGCGAGCCCGTCGTCGACTGA
- a CDS encoding MarR family winged helix-turn-helix transcriptional regulator, protein MPPQDATPESPVEGWITVTIHQLVERLDRFADQRLRDRYGMTYSQFIFMADLVCADPERLPDVSEMARRLGVSKAAVSKRLHNFVAAGWIESQSDSTNARRVVLCPTPAGRSLVHRATEDLDRCFTDLFDDLDGIDLGALHSQLKRIHEILDQKGI, encoded by the coding sequence ATGCCACCGCAGGATGCCACTCCGGAAAGTCCGGTCGAGGGCTGGATCACGGTCACCATCCACCAGTTGGTCGAGCGCCTCGACCGGTTCGCGGACCAGCGACTTCGCGACCGGTACGGCATGACCTACAGCCAGTTCATCTTCATGGCGGATCTCGTGTGCGCCGACCCTGAGCGACTGCCCGACGTGTCGGAGATGGCACGACGACTGGGCGTGTCGAAGGCGGCGGTGAGCAAGCGCCTCCACAACTTCGTGGCGGCCGGGTGGATCGAGTCCCAGTCGGACAGCACCAACGCGCGCCGGGTCGTGCTGTGCCCGACACCGGCGGGCCGCAGTCTCGTCCATCGCGCCACCGAGGACCTCGACCGCTGCTTCACGGACCTGTTCGACGACCTGGACGGCATCGATCTGGGCGCGCTCCACAGTCAACTCAAGAGGATCCACGAGATCCTCGATCAGAAGGGAATCTGA
- a CDS encoding NAD(P)H-dependent oxidoreductase, whose translation MPRTLIVIGHPFTETLNHALAAEYEAGLREGGHSVRVIDLAQATLATSPAGRTALRPGPDGQTDHLSDEVRAMIDDVLWAEHLVFFHPQWWGTYPGVLKTFVDQVFLAGIAFRMESGPMPVRLLRGRTARLVMTMDSPSFWNRFAYRNAAETSLKRAILGYCGVRTVGITRFTPVRKSTPEQRERWLQTARRLGRTDARKGGRPAPMVDAPSRSAA comes from the coding sequence GTGCCACGCACACTGATCGTGATCGGCCACCCGTTCACCGAGACCCTCAACCACGCTCTCGCGGCCGAGTACGAGGCCGGGCTCCGTGAGGGCGGACACTCGGTTCGGGTCATCGACCTCGCCCAGGCGACCCTCGCGACGTCACCCGCCGGCCGCACCGCCCTGCGTCCGGGACCGGACGGCCAGACGGACCATCTCAGCGACGAGGTCCGCGCCATGATCGACGACGTCCTGTGGGCCGAGCACCTCGTGTTCTTCCATCCGCAGTGGTGGGGCACCTATCCGGGGGTCCTGAAGACCTTCGTCGACCAGGTGTTCCTCGCCGGGATCGCGTTCCGGATGGAGTCCGGCCCGATGCCCGTGCGCCTCCTGCGTGGGCGGACCGCCCGGCTGGTCATGACGATGGACTCGCCCTCCTTCTGGAACCGTTTCGCCTATCGGAACGCCGCGGAGACCTCGCTCAAGCGGGCGATCCTCGGCTACTGCGGGGTTCGTACCGTCGGCATCACGCGGTTCACGCCGGTCCGGAAGTCGACCCCGGAGCAGCGGGAACGCTGGCTGCAGACGGCACGACGCCTCGGTAGGACGGACGCCCGTAAGGGTGGTCGGCCGGCACCGATGGTGGACGCGCCCTCCCGGAGCGCCGCCTGA
- a CDS encoding Dyp-type peroxidase — MTPDPASAPARTWSRRRVLQAGAGALTGAGLGWSAAAVALPVEDSTDRTDRTPGALPGARVVEFHGPHQAGVSTPPPAHLSLLGLDLRRGVGAAGLARLMRLLSDDAARLTRGRPALADTEPELAFTPAALTVTFGFGPRIFDEILGGAVDGAKPLPPFATDALEKQWRQTDLAVQICADDPTTVAHARRMLLKDATGLARPRWIQNGFRDAYGMRPDGTTMRNLMGQVDGTANPAATDPDFAELVWSRRPGLTGGTFLVLRRIRVELETWDQVDRAGREAAVGRRLDNGAPLTGRDEHDVPDFAATDALGLPVIDPASHIARARSANPAQRFLRRGYNYCVPDPSRPTGEDSGLVFVAFAADVERQFVPVQRRLAELDRLNQWITTIGSAVYAVPPGCAEGEFVGQALLGMRR, encoded by the coding sequence GTGACGCCCGATCCGGCCAGTGCCCCGGCTCGCACCTGGAGTCGGCGCAGAGTCCTCCAGGCCGGCGCCGGCGCCCTCACGGGCGCCGGCCTCGGCTGGTCGGCCGCGGCCGTGGCCCTGCCCGTCGAGGACAGCACCGACCGCACCGACCGCACCCCCGGTGCGCTGCCCGGCGCGCGGGTGGTCGAGTTCCACGGACCGCATCAGGCCGGGGTCTCGACCCCGCCGCCGGCGCACCTGAGCCTGCTCGGACTCGATCTCCGGAGGGGGGTCGGCGCCGCCGGCCTGGCCCGGTTGATGCGGCTGCTCAGTGACGACGCGGCGCGGCTGACCCGCGGTCGTCCCGCCCTCGCCGACACCGAGCCCGAGCTGGCCTTCACGCCGGCCGCGCTGACGGTCACCTTCGGGTTCGGGCCCCGGATCTTCGACGAGATCCTCGGCGGGGCCGTCGACGGCGCCAAGCCACTGCCGCCGTTCGCCACCGACGCGCTGGAGAAGCAGTGGCGCCAGACCGATCTCGCCGTGCAGATCTGCGCCGACGATCCGACCACGGTCGCGCACGCCCGCCGGATGCTGCTCAAGGATGCGACCGGCCTCGCGCGGCCACGATGGATCCAGAACGGCTTCCGTGATGCGTACGGGATGCGACCGGACGGCACGACCATGCGGAACCTGATGGGTCAGGTCGACGGCACGGCCAATCCCGCCGCGACCGATCCCGACTTCGCCGAGCTGGTCTGGTCCCGTCGGCCCGGCCTGACGGGCGGCACGTTCCTCGTGCTGCGTCGCATCCGCGTCGAGTTGGAGACCTGGGACCAGGTCGACCGGGCCGGCCGGGAGGCCGCGGTCGGACGCCGCCTCGACAACGGTGCGCCGCTGACCGGACGCGACGAGCACGACGTCCCGGACTTCGCGGCGACCGACGCCCTCGGGCTCCCGGTGATCGACCCGGCCAGCCACATCGCTCGCGCGCGCAGCGCCAACCCGGCCCAGCGGTTCCTGCGGCGTGGCTACAACTACTGCGTGCCCGACCCGTCGCGGCCCACCGGGGAGGACAGCGGTCTGGTGTTCGTCGCGTTCGCGGCCGACGTCGAGCGTCAGTTCGTGCCGGTGCAGCGCCGGTTGGCCGAACTGGATCGGCTCAACCAATGGATCACCACCATCGGGTCCGCGGTGTACGCCGTGCCACCGGGTTGTGCCGAGGGCGAGTTCGTCGGGCAGGCGCTCCTCGGGATGCGCCGATGA